TTTCCTTGAATCACCAACGATTGAAGACCTTGGTGGAGCTTTCAGTAAAATTCTCAGTGCTTTTGAAAACCTCTACATTGCACGATATATTTCAACGGGCGAACGAACTGGGATTTTGAGAATCGATACGCCCACTTCACGCATAGAAGGCGAATTCCTGATACCTATCCCCGAAATTTCTCTGGAATTAAGCGCCCCGGCCAGTGTAGTAGCCGGGATGCCCTTCGAAATATCTGTTTCTTCTCTTGCAACAATGACAGCTCCCATAAACCTGACACTTAAAGGTGTCACCAAAGAGGGAACACTACTCTGGCAAGAAGAGCGATCTTTTTACAAGTCAGATAGTTTTGAAAGTGTTTTTACAGAACCGGGAGAATTTTTCATTGAATTGAGTGCTTTCAGGTTCTTAGAAAGGAAAAAAGTAGAGGTTGTTTCTATCGAAGAACTCCTGAAGGAGTATCTTGATAATTACCGTTATCCCGAAGCAGCAAATATGCTGGAGAAATATTTAAAAGTTGCCACATTGAAAACTGATGAAAAAGTGGATCTCATAAATTTACTCGCTGAAATTGAACTAAGGGCTTCCCTCGTAGATGGCAGTCTTGGACATTTGAAAACCTTTCTCGAAATGCTCGAAGACATGAACATCGAAGACAAGGATCTTCCCTTCAAAAAGGCGCTTTTTGAATATTTACTTGATGATAAAGAAGCTTTCTCACATACTGTTTCCAAATTGCCTTCAGATAAAGTCACAGAAGAACTTGCAGCAATAAAGATTATACAAGCCCTTGAGACAGCTCCGAAGGATGCTCTGTTGTTAGTAAACAAGCTATTGAAAATGTACCCCACCCCATTAATCAGAAGGCTTACTTCCGAGGTCTACATTGAGAATTCAGAAGACAAAAAGGCCGTAGAACTTGGCGAAGAAGCCCTAAATGCCGGGGATCTCATAGATCTAACGACAGCGGCATATGTGGCATTGATGACCGGAAACACAGAATTGCTGGAGAAAACCATAGAAACTGCCGATAAATTTGAGGCTCTCCTTCCACTCGCCGGTGTATGGCGAAATTTACAAATATGGGTAAGAGAGGATATCATCAAGGCTGAAAAAGGACTTAAAAATCTCCTCAATAAGTATCCAGATTCAAATGTCGTCCTGAAGTCGCTTGCCACTGTCGAGCTGGCATCCGGCAAGATTGGTGATAGCATTCTTCTCCTGAAAAAAATTGACCCGGTCGATAAAAGATTCACCGAATTACTTTCCAGAGGCTATCAGAAGGTTTCCCTCGTTATAGAAAGACCTGTAACTAAAAAAATTATCAGTTGGGAAGGTGACAGTATCTTCATCAGGGCCCGTCGAAACGCCAGAGTACCGCTGCCCATTTTCTTGAATTCCAGAGGGATGACAACGTATACAGATACCCTTACATTAAACACAAGAAGTATTGCTGTAACTACCATTAAAAAAGGTGTGAACCTTTTGAAACTTCGTCTTGAAAACCTTGATAAATTTTTGCTTGATTCCGACGAAATAATGGTGATACTGGACCAGAGTGCTCCAGAGATAATCGTGGATGATTTCTTCTTCACTTCGGAAGAAGAGGTGAAGATCAGATTTAAGATTAAAGATGACACGGGTATCGCGCAAATAATGGTGGATGACAAGGAAGTTACACCGACAAGAATCGACAAAGATACTTTTAGTCTAAACTATCGAACAGATAGAAGATCGAAAGCTATTGTGATATCCGTATCAGATCTCGTTGGAAACATCACGCATAAGAAAATTTATATCCTATACGACACCAAAAAACCGCTGATTGAAATAAAGGGACCAACGATAACTGGAAAAGATACAGTGGTTGCTTCAATAACTGTGACTGATGACACTGGAATAGAGGCGGTGCTTCTTGATGGAAAGGAAATTAAGGTCGATGGGAAAAAGAAATTCACCTACAATTACACAATCGATCTGATGGGGAAAGAGTCCGCCACCCTGAAGCTCAGCGCAGTTGACAGAGCTGGTAACGTTGCAGAAAGGACGTATGTTGTTAAAAAGGATCATGTACCTCCGCAGCTTGATTTAAAATTACCTACGAACATTGTTTCGAAAAGGGCAGAAATAACTGTTATCGCCACTGACAGCGGTGGGATAAGCTTTATCAAGGTTCAAAATCTCGAGAAAAAGTATTCCGGAGAACTAAATGTGGAAGATACTTTTGAGATAGAATTGAAAGAGTCGGGAGATATCTTCGTGGAAGCAGGTGACATTTCTGGAAATATCTCCAGAGTTTCGCAATACATCTTCGTGGACAAAGCACCTCCTGCTATTTCTTATCTTCCACAAAAAACATCTGATGGAATGGCCGTAAAGGTACTGTTTGAGGATGATTCTGGCTTGAAATATGTGAAGGTTGGGAAACACATAGATAAACTCGACGGTAAGAGAAAATATAGTTTCATTGTATCCCAAGAAGAACTTCAGGAAAAACTGGAGGTAGTCGCAATAGACATAACAGGAAAGCGCACTCAAAAAGCCCTCCGGTGGATACCGTTCGAAATCGAGGAAACAAGTGGCAGTGTAATGACGAGTGATATATTGGAACTTCGGGGAAGACTTCTTGAGCCCACCGGAGAAAAATATTCACTGAATATCTACGCTGATGCTGGTGAAAAGCTGCTCAAAACTTCAACACAGAAAGGCAATGAATTCAAAGAATGGGTCCCCCTTTCTCCGGGTGAAAATGAGCTGGTAGTAGTAATCAAGACTTCTGAAGGAATCGGTATAAAAGACTATAGTGTCTTGTTGATTCCGCGCCATGAAGCAATGAGAGTAACGTTGACCTGGGATTCCACCGCTGCGGATCTGGATCTCTACATTAGGGAACCTGATGGCACGGTGGTTGGGCCGATGAATCCTGCGAGTCGGTGCGCCTATATCGATGTTGATGCCAGACAGCGTTCCTCGACCACTGAAACTTATATCCTAAACTATAAAGACTCATATCTACCGGATGAGGGTAATTATCATATTGCTGTTCATTATTATTCTTCTGAGTACTATCCGAACACGGTTAATTATAAGATCGTGATAGATACTCTGGATAAGCACATTGAAAGAAGCGGTGAGCTGGGCTTTTTCAACAGGGATAACCTCAACTTTCTCGCTGGAGGAAACGATTGGGTGGATATCGGTGAAATCTTTGTTAGTATACCAGACAAGGAATTTCCTGTCCTCATGACAAATCTTCCAGAAACAGCGTTTAGCGCTGAAAATATCATCGAAATTGAGATAAGTGCTACTGACAACACCGGTATAAGAAAGATTACAACCGATGCAGTTCGACCTGGCATAGCGGAGAAGACGTATGAGACTTATGGAAGGCGGGAAGTGTACCTCACAGAAAAAAGGTTCTTCCCGGAAGGCATCTCGTACTTCAATATCTCCGCAGAAGATCTTTTTGGATTGAAAAAAACAATGACTTATAAAATTTATGTGGATACTCAACCTCCACACATTGAAGTGACAAAGAATTTCGACGAAGAGGGTAATTTATCCATCACCATAACATTCACAGATAATCTCGGATTGAGTTTCGTTTCCATTGGCGGTAAAAAATACCAATTCAGGGATTCAGAGCTTAGGACAAGAAAATTCACAATAACTGAAAGAATCATGAAAGGTTCTACTGTTGGGCTGATGGCTACAGACATTGTTGGTCACGTTACTTCCAAAACGGTTGGATGGTGAGGACTATGTTAAAACGATTAGCAATCATTGTTCTAATGATATTACCGCTGATCGCGTTCCCGAAAATTGTCGAGTTGAACCTTTCACAATATCCCTTAGTCTCTTTTTATGTATCTGCCGAATCAACCCCAATAAGGCTTTTTGAAGATGGAGTTAGCGTTAATTTCTGGTATGGAAAAAGAGAAGATGGGTTCATATCTGATCTGGATATCGTGATAGCTTTAGACACATCTGGCAGCATGAGAAAAGTGATCGGTTTTCTCGATGATCTGATGGCTGTAACCTTAAACACCCTCCAGTCAAAGGGAATAAGAATCAGAACAGGGATGCTAACATTTACCGACGAGATCCTCAGGATATATCCTTTAACTGCCAATGCAAGCCAATGCATAGGCTGGTTACAGGATGTAATCCCCTTTGGCGGGGGTGACGATAATGAACTCTCACTTGATGCCCTACTTGAGGCCTCAAAATTCGACTTTGATCCGCACGCACGAAAAGTTGTACTCCTCATAACGAATGCTCCCCCACACCATGCAGACGATGGAAGTGGATTCAGCGACCTCACCATTCAAAAAGTTCAGGATGCTCTGTCCACAAAAGATATCAATCTTATCATCATTGGACCATCAATTGAAGAATTCAAAAGTTTCGAAGTGGAGAGCAGAGCACAAGTGTTCAATATAAATGTTTTGAAAGAAATTGAAGAGGCTTTCAACACCGCGCTTACAACATTCTTCAAGTCTTATCTGCTGGAATATCGCACACCAAACTTCGATTTCAACCGCGACCATTTCATCGAAGTAGAACTTCAAAACGGGCTGAGATTTTCGACCGTTTATCGTTCACCTGAAAAAGTGAACTCCCCACCGATAATCAACAGCCTTTCTGTCGTTCCGCCGGTTTCATTCCCGGGAGAATCCGTTCAGATCAGTGTAGAAGCCAGAGATATCGATGGCGATTCTTTAAGGTACCGTTGGAAATTGAACGATACCCTTCTTACTAAAGAGGGAAAAGAGATCGTTCTTACACTAGATTCTACCGGAACCTTCACCGTAGCATGCGAAGTAAGTGATGGGATATCTTCAAGTATCGCACGCACAGGTTTCAGAATCATAGATAAACCTGAACCGAAAACGGTGGAAAAGATAGTTGAGAGGATAATCAAATATGAAACACAGGCCAATGTCAATGTTTCGGACCTTTCAACCATCGAGAAAAATTTAGGCGTAAAATTTTCTTCGACTCTCTTCACAGATGTTGATGGTGATGGGCAGCAGGAAATTCTTGCTGGAACAGATTCAGAAGGTAGAGGAACACTCTATATGTTTAATGCGATGGGACAACTTATTTGGAATGTGATTTTAGCCGATGACAGTGTTTTCTGGCCTGATAATTCATTCAGCATTGAGGCTATTAGATGCGGAGATGTAGACGATGACGGTAATAAGGAGATTGTCGTGCTCTTAAACCACGTACCGTGGTTCCCGGCAATAATTGCGGTTGTTTCCGCTGATGGGATAGTAAAGGGCAAATATTACCATCCCGGGCACATCAAATCGCTTAAACTTGAAGATATTGAAGGTGATGGCATAGTTGATATACTCTTTGCCGGTGAGAATGCTGAATACGATTTCACCACAGTGGTGGGTGTAATAGATGGCAGAAAGCTCTATGGACAGGCCGAACCTTATCTTGGACTGGGCGTTCCACCAGCAAAGGAAAAATTCTATAGTAGACTACCGGAGGCTAGCGGTGTTAGTTCTATAATTGTTGATGGCGAAAAAATCTTCCTTATAGATGAACGCGGACAACGTTTTGAAATTTCGAACTGACCTGTGGGGGTGCGCATATGAGAAAGATTGCTTTGAGCTTTTTACTGATAGTTGTTTCCATTGCTATGGGAACTAATCTCCTAGAGATAGATACTTCAGGCTTTCCGATCGTGAAGCTGACACTTGAGGGAGCGGAACGGGTCGATATTCTGGAAAACGGTAGTCCGGTGGATGTGTTCAGTATAGAAAAAGATGGTGACCTTTTATACATTAGTTACTTCAGTAATGAGGAAGACTTAAAAGGGCAAAAGATCGAACTCAGGGTAAACGAAGTAACAGCCCATTATAATGTTCCCTTAACTGAAAGAACGCTTTTCTCAGCGCTTGTGCTTGAAGACGACGAGATAATAGTTGACGGTAACATTGAAGACTGGGATCACATCACCGGCATTCGCTTTATTTCAGATTACAATGTCAAAGGTGTTCCGATATCCGGAAGGTTCGATCTCAGCGGCGTTGCCAAAATGGCTTACGGCAAATCGAATAGCCTGCTTTACGGGCTTGTAATCGTTAGAGATGACGTTCCTATCCCGGCATTTTCTAAAGAAATAATTGGTTTTGGAGACAGCATCCATTTGAAAGTCGAGGACATATCCTACGATCTTTTACCCGGAAACTTCATAAACTATGAACCCTCTATACTCACAAGTTCCCCGGTAGAAAACACGAAGATATCCTGCACTCTTATGAATGGATATTACATTTATGAATTTGCGGTTCCGATTACTAAAGGAGAGGGGAAGCATCAGGTAAAGCTATCCATGTCCATAATCGATAACGACAGACCGAAAGCTTCGGAAAAGAGTGAATGGAAAATCATTGACAATGGAAAGGTAGAGTTCTTTGCTGAAAGCCTGCCAATCGTAAGAATTACTTCTCCAAAAGACGGGGATATATTCAGTAAGCCATATGTGGTACTTTCCGGTACAGTTAGTGGAGATTACCGAAATGTTATAGTAAGGCA
This genomic interval from Kosmotoga pacifica contains the following:
- a CDS encoding PKD domain-containing protein: MLKRLAIIVLMILPLIAFPKIVELNLSQYPLVSFYVSAESTPIRLFEDGVSVNFWYGKREDGFISDLDIVIALDTSGSMRKVIGFLDDLMAVTLNTLQSKGIRIRTGMLTFTDEILRIYPLTANASQCIGWLQDVIPFGGGDDNELSLDALLEASKFDFDPHARKVVLLITNAPPHHADDGSGFSDLTIQKVQDALSTKDINLIIIGPSIEEFKSFEVESRAQVFNINVLKEIEEAFNTALTTFFKSYLLEYRTPNFDFNRDHFIEVELQNGLRFSTVYRSPEKVNSPPIINSLSVVPPVSFPGESVQISVEARDIDGDSLRYRWKLNDTLLTKEGKEIVLTLDSTGTFTVACEVSDGISSSIARTGFRIIDKPEPKTVEKIVERIIKYETQANVNVSDLSTIEKNLGVKFSSTLFTDVDGDGQQEILAGTDSEGRGTLYMFNAMGQLIWNVILADDSVFWPDNSFSIEAIRCGDVDDDGNKEIVVLLNHVPWFPAIIAVVSADGIVKGKYYHPGHIKSLKLEDIEGDGIVDILFAGENAEYDFTTVVGVIDGRKLYGQAEPYLGLGVPPAKEKFYSRLPEASGVSSIIVDGEKIFLIDERGQRFEISN
- a CDS encoding PEGA domain-containing protein; translation: MKVKLFVLFLLFSVTALTYGVLKVDSYPARALVYIDGEHLGYTPFSMYAVEGYHRVAINKKGFEPYEEYVYIGKDTTVQVKKMLRIRQDYSTTFGKLLVGIKLENYEPREWLFEKINQTIRNVLEEMNIAADIVSGEGLSPTAALGYSGYLEFILSHEETDGKHSFSLSLKHQNLIHNEKSFEIEKIFYVTGIRENFDKAYLPVLQSAFGELAESLVDELYDKVAGKIEFINVDIQKYPEISLIFRAYDEYNTPLSKDTMAAGKLSIIEADNFIQPLQLIPIKQEDVLNFTLALDRSGSMKSVIEKAKLAAKDFLSLLPTNSSIALIAFDNEIELLKNFTDNRQELSAALHTITAQGSTPLYDTVVEAVKLLSKREGPRFLVLVTDGVDANLRDTGPGSRNSISEAIKAARENNVVIFAIGLGRNIDKFSLGTLTTSTGGSFLESPTIEDLGGAFSKILSAFENLYIARYISTGERTGILRIDTPTSRIEGEFLIPIPEISLELSAPASVVAGMPFEISVSSLATMTAPINLTLKGVTKEGTLLWQEERSFYKSDSFESVFTEPGEFFIELSAFRFLERKKVEVVSIEELLKEYLDNYRYPEAANMLEKYLKVATLKTDEKVDLINLLAEIELRASLVDGSLGHLKTFLEMLEDMNIEDKDLPFKKALFEYLLDDKEAFSHTVSKLPSDKVTEELAAIKIIQALETAPKDALLLVNKLLKMYPTPLIRRLTSEVYIENSEDKKAVELGEEALNAGDLIDLTTAAYVALMTGNTELLEKTIETADKFEALLPLAGVWRNLQIWVREDIIKAEKGLKNLLNKYPDSNVVLKSLATVELASGKIGDSILLLKKIDPVDKRFTELLSRGYQKVSLVIERPVTKKIISWEGDSIFIRARRNARVPLPIFLNSRGMTTYTDTLTLNTRSIAVTTIKKGVNLLKLRLENLDKFLLDSDEIMVILDQSAPEIIVDDFFFTSEEEVKIRFKIKDDTGIAQIMVDDKEVTPTRIDKDTFSLNYRTDRRSKAIVISVSDLVGNITHKKIYILYDTKKPLIEIKGPTITGKDTVVASITVTDDTGIEAVLLDGKEIKVDGKKKFTYNYTIDLMGKESATLKLSAVDRAGNVAERTYVVKKDHVPPQLDLKLPTNIVSKRAEITVIATDSGGISFIKVQNLEKKYSGELNVEDTFEIELKESGDIFVEAGDISGNISRVSQYIFVDKAPPAISYLPQKTSDGMAVKVLFEDDSGLKYVKVGKHIDKLDGKRKYSFIVSQEELQEKLEVVAIDITGKRTQKALRWIPFEIEETSGSVMTSDILELRGRLLEPTGEKYSLNIYADAGEKLLKTSTQKGNEFKEWVPLSPGENELVVVIKTSEGIGIKDYSVLLIPRHEAMRVTLTWDSTAADLDLYIREPDGTVVGPMNPASRCAYIDVDARQRSSTTETYILNYKDSYLPDEGNYHIAVHYYSSEYYPNTVNYKIVIDTLDKHIERSGELGFFNRDNLNFLAGGNDWVDIGEIFVSIPDKEFPVLMTNLPETAFSAENIIEIEISATDNTGIRKITTDAVRPGIAEKTYETYGRREVYLTEKRFFPEGISYFNISAEDLFGLKKTMTYKIYVDTQPPHIEVTKNFDEEGNLSITITFTDNLGLSFVSIGGKKYQFRDSELRTRKFTITERIMKGSTVGLMATDIVGHVTSKTVGW